A window of the Bacteroidia bacterium genome harbors these coding sequences:
- a CDS encoding NADH-quinone oxidoreductase subunit N translates to MNYQTISLILQNILGSFSYFLPEFALIAFFLIAIIVDLVVGKKNQTITPIVALVGLVIALVLSVLQYNLLSTFIQTNKISAVPLFAGMLTLDRVAVFFKLLFAVSGILGIALTLNSKTAENARGMGEFYAILIAVVLGMNLMAMASHLLMIFISIELVSLGSYVLVTYTRTNPKSAESGLKYVIYGGVSSGFMIYGISLLYGFTGTMGLNIQFITGLSEIPYTALTIAVLMVLAGIGYKIAMFPFHFWSPDVYEGAPTPVTAFLAVGPKAAGFALLMRFLISFTTTVKGVTVPALNMDWVSIIAILAMISMTVGNFSALWQNNVKRMLAYSSIAHAGYMLMGVVALSVLGISSVMFYLTVYLIMNMGAFVILTMITEKIGSEDIRDFRGLGYKTPLLGACLVLFMVSLTGLPPTAGFIGKLMLFQGLYEAWRVNPYTNMTDILFWLMVVGVINSVVSLFYYFKIPLYMFVRQNENAPEMKLSPFGTVLAVVLAVPTLFIGISFNWLIDFIQKSFS, encoded by the coding sequence ATGAACTATCAGACAATTAGTTTAATATTACAGAACATACTAGGCAGCTTTTCTTACTTTTTACCCGAATTTGCCCTTATAGCCTTCTTTTTAATCGCCATCATTGTGGATTTGGTGGTAGGTAAAAAGAATCAAACTATTACGCCTATTGTAGCTTTAGTAGGTTTGGTAATTGCGTTGGTTTTATCTGTCTTGCAGTATAATCTTTTATCTACTTTTATACAAACTAATAAAATAAGTGCTGTACCGTTATTTGCAGGCATGCTTACGCTTGACCGCGTAGCCGTGTTTTTTAAGCTACTTTTCGCCGTGTCTGGAATTTTAGGTATAGCCCTTACGCTCAACAGTAAAACAGCTGAAAATGCCAGAGGAATGGGCGAATTCTACGCCATTTTGATAGCCGTAGTTTTAGGTATGAATTTGATGGCTATGGCATCACACTTGTTGATGATTTTTATATCCATTGAGTTGGTTTCTTTGGGATCTTATGTGTTAGTTACTTACACCAGAACTAATCCAAAATCAGCTGAATCAGGGCTAAAATATGTAATATACGGAGGTGTTTCTTCAGGTTTTATGATTTATGGCATTTCCTTGCTTTACGGCTTCACAGGAACAATGGGACTTAATATCCAATTCATCACGGGCTTGTCAGAAATTCCATACACGGCACTTACAATTGCTGTTTTAATGGTATTAGCAGGTATTGGTTACAAAATTGCGATGTTTCCATTTCATTTTTGGTCCCCCGATGTGTATGAAGGTGCTCCCACACCTGTAACTGCTTTTTTAGCCGTAGGACCTAAAGCCGCAGGTTTTGCCCTACTGATGCGTTTTTTGATTAGTTTTACTACTACTGTCAAAGGCGTAACTGTTCCTGCTTTGAATATGGACTGGGTCAGCATTATTGCTATTTTGGCTATGATTTCAATGACCGTTGGTAATTTCTCTGCTCTATGGCAAAACAATGTAAAGCGTATGTTAGCTTACTCTTCTATTGCGCACGCAGGCTATATGTTAATGGGAGTAGTAGCGTTGTCTGTGTTAGGGATTAGTTCCGTCATGTTTTACTTGACTGTGTATTTAATTATGAACATGGGCGCGTTTGTTATTTTGACCATGATTACAGAGAAAATAGGTTCAGAGGATATTCGTGATTTCAGGGGTTTGGGATACAAGACGCCTTTACTTGGGGCTTGCTTAGTTTTGTTCATGGTTTCTTTAACAGGACTTCCCCCCACAGCAGGATTCATAGGCAAACTTATGCTATTTCAAGGTTTGTATGAGGCATGGCGAGTTAATCCATACACTAACATGACCGATATTCTATTTTGGTTAATGGTAGTAGGAGTTATTAACAGTGTAGTGTCTTTGTTTTACTACTTTAAGATACCTCTTTATATGTTTGTTCGCCAAAATGAAAATGCACCAGAAATGAAGCTTTCACCTTTTGGAACAGTGCTTGCTGTGGTATTAGCCGTTCCTACTTTGTTTATTGGAATATCTTTTAATTGGCTGATAGATTTTATTCAAAAAAGTTTTTCTTAA
- the rsfS gene encoding ribosome silencing factor, translating to MQGLQDKKGKNIVLMDLRHLSTAVTDYFILCSGDSDTHIKALYESVEEKVEQILQEKPWHTEGKEFRKWVLLDYISVIVHIFYPEQRKYYALEDLWGDAYFTYYDDVV from the coding sequence GTGCAAGGTTTACAGGATAAGAAAGGTAAAAATATTGTTTTGATGGATTTGAGACATCTATCTACGGCAGTTACGGACTATTTTATACTTTGTTCAGGGGATTCAGATACACATATCAAAGCACTGTATGAATCGGTAGAAGAAAAAGTAGAGCAGATTTTACAGGAAAAGCCATGGCATACAGAAGGAAAAGAATTTAGAAAGTGGGTGCTATTAGATTATATTTCTGTGATTGTACATATTTTTTACCCTGAGCAGAGAAAGTATTACGCTTTGGAAGATCTTTGGGGTGATGCGTATTTTACTTATTACGATGACGTTGTATGA